A genomic segment from Streptomyces sp. NBC_00459 encodes:
- a CDS encoding Fpg/Nei family DNA glycosylase, whose translation MPEGDTVWQAARRLHNALAGKVLTRSDLRVPKYATADLTGRSVLEVTPRGKHLLTRVEGGLTLHSHLRMDGSWKIYENGQRWSGGPSHQIRAILGTADRTAVGYRLPVLELLRTTDEHRAVGHLGPDLLGPDWDPEQALANLLADPARPLGEALLDQRNLAGIGNVYKSELCFLLGATPWLAVGDLPPDRTAKLPSLAKKLLEANRDRPIRSTTGRRGQDLFVYGRAPRPCLRCRTPVRSADQGDGSRERPTYWCPTCQLGPAPAPGATRAQRKPLPYG comes from the coding sequence ATGCCCGAAGGTGACACGGTCTGGCAGGCCGCGAGGCGACTGCACAACGCACTCGCCGGCAAGGTGCTGACCCGCTCCGACCTCCGTGTGCCCAAGTACGCCACAGCCGACCTCACCGGCCGCTCGGTCCTGGAGGTCACCCCGCGCGGCAAACACCTCCTCACCCGTGTCGAGGGCGGCCTGACCCTGCACTCGCATCTGCGGATGGACGGCTCCTGGAAGATCTACGAGAACGGCCAACGCTGGAGCGGTGGCCCGTCGCACCAGATCCGGGCGATCCTCGGCACCGCGGACCGCACAGCCGTCGGCTACCGCCTCCCCGTACTCGAACTCCTGCGCACCACCGACGAACACCGGGCCGTCGGCCATCTCGGCCCCGACCTCCTGGGCCCGGACTGGGACCCCGAGCAGGCTCTCGCCAACCTCCTCGCGGACCCCGCCCGTCCTCTGGGCGAAGCCCTGCTCGACCAGCGCAACCTCGCCGGCATCGGCAATGTCTACAAGAGCGAGCTGTGCTTCCTTCTGGGCGCGACCCCGTGGCTAGCCGTCGGCGACCTTCCTCCCGACCGCACCGCGAAGCTGCCCTCACTCGCGAAAAAACTCCTCGAAGCCAACCGGGACCGCCCCATCCGCAGTACGACGGGCCGCCGCGGCCAGGACCTCTTCGTGTACGGCCGGGCACCCCGCCCCTGTCTTCGCTGCCGGACACCGGTCCGCAGCGCCGACCAGGGCGACGGCTCACGCGAACGCCCCACCTACTGGTGCCCGACCTGCCAACTGGGCCCGGCCCCCGCCC
- a CDS encoding ATP-dependent helicase: protein MVSSAHRALDGFSPATRGWFTGAFSAPTAAQAGAWAAIGEGSDVLVVAPTGSGKTLAAFLAALDRLTSTPPPADPHKRCRVLYVSPLKALAVDVERNLRSPLTGIRQESVRLGLPEPEVKVGIRSGDTPPAERRALATRPPDILITTPESLFLMLTSAARDALTGVETVILDEVHAVAGTKRGAHLALSLERLDELLPRPARRIGLSATVRPVDEIARYLSPQRKVEIVQPKSDKEFDLSVVVPVEDLGELGGSPVADANEGAERPSIWPHVEERIADLVQAHRSTIVFANSRRLAERLCNRLNEIAYERATGEPLAEHHAPAELMGGSGAAQGAPPVIARAHHGSVSKEQRALVEEDLKAGRLPAVVATSSLELGIDMGAVDLVIQVESPPSVASGLQRVGRAGHQVGAVSTGVVFPKYRGDLVQAAVVTERMRTGSIESLRVPANPLDVLAQQLVAMVALDTWQVDDLLATVRRAAPFASLPESAFTAVLDMLAGRYPSDAFAELRPRVVWDRVAGTVTGRPGAQRLAVTSGGTIPDRGLFGVFLAGADPKKGGGRVGELDEEMVYESRVGDVFTLGTSSWRIEDITRDRVLVSPAPGVPGRLPFWKGDQLGRPLELGRAVGAFLREVGSLPEEDARLRLLAAGLDTWAAGNVLSYLAEQREACGHIPDDRTIVVEQFRDELGDWRVVVHSPFGAQVHAPWALALGARLSERYGMDAQVMHADDGIVLRLPDADLMSLDLLDQEPVKTGMEYDAEKAPVGAADVAFDKGEVNQIVTDQVGGSALFAARFRECAARALLLPRRSPGKRTPLWQQRQRASQLLQVASEFGSFPIVLEAVRECLQDVFDVPGLVELMGDIESRKVRLVEVTTPEPSPFARSLLFGYVAQFLYEGDSPLAERRAAALSLDSRLLAELLGQAELRELLDAEVLTELERELQWLTEDRRAKDAESVADLLRLLGPLTDAELAERGADPRWAPELAGARRAIRVRIGGADHWAAIEDAGRLRDALGTALPVGVPEAFTEPVKDPLGDLLARHARTHGPFTSATAATRFGLGVAVTEGALQRLAANGRVVQGEFHPAGIGQEWCDATVLRRLRRRSLAALRHELEPVPPAALAQFLPQWQHIGKGHGLRGVDGLVRAVEQLQGASVPASALEKLVLPSRVANYAPAMLDELTAAGEIVWAGAGALPGKDGWVSLYLADTAPLLLPPPHPLEPTALHQSVLDALTGGYGLFFRQIADQVRATTHPDATDPQLADTVWDLAWSGRLTNDTLAPMRALLGSGRTAGSTAHRAKRAVPRGRYGSLTAAARPASRSGPPTVAGRWSLLAEPEPDATVRAHALARTLLDRHGVVTRGAVSAEGVEGGFSAVYRILSAFEDSGQARRGYVVEGLGAAQFAMDGAVDRLRATANSRDRGDSRPAQAFGTGTADAVDATSPVGHGHAFVEDFDLGFSTESPHTPSVPNTRDSAHGFAGSAWSRASPTPSAVSSGATRAVVLAAADPANAYGAALPWPEPPTGAGHKPGRKAGSLVVLVDGELTLYMERGGKTLLAWPSEPDARTTEDERLRAASETLAAAARAGSLGTVTVERVNGASALTSPFGTLLEGAGFIATPRGLRLRA, encoded by the coding sequence ATGGTCAGCTCCGCACACCGAGCCCTCGACGGCTTCTCCCCCGCGACCCGCGGCTGGTTCACGGGGGCCTTCTCCGCGCCCACCGCGGCCCAGGCCGGCGCGTGGGCGGCCATCGGTGAGGGCTCGGACGTGCTGGTGGTCGCCCCGACCGGCTCCGGCAAGACCCTGGCGGCTTTCCTCGCCGCACTCGACCGGCTCACCTCGACACCCCCGCCGGCCGACCCCCACAAGCGCTGCCGTGTGCTCTATGTGTCACCGCTCAAGGCCCTTGCGGTCGACGTGGAACGCAACCTGCGCAGTCCTCTCACGGGCATCCGCCAGGAATCCGTCCGCCTGGGTCTGCCCGAGCCCGAGGTCAAGGTGGGCATCCGCTCCGGCGACACCCCTCCCGCCGAGCGCCGCGCCCTGGCCACCCGCCCGCCGGACATCCTGATCACCACCCCCGAGTCGCTGTTCCTGATGCTCACGTCGGCCGCGCGCGACGCGCTGACAGGCGTGGAGACGGTGATCCTGGACGAGGTGCACGCGGTCGCGGGCACCAAACGCGGCGCGCATCTCGCGCTGTCCCTGGAGCGGCTGGACGAGCTGCTGCCGAGGCCCGCCCGCCGCATCGGCCTCTCGGCGACCGTCCGCCCCGTCGACGAGATCGCGCGCTACCTCTCACCCCAGCGCAAGGTGGAGATCGTCCAGCCCAAGTCCGACAAGGAGTTCGACCTCTCGGTCGTCGTCCCGGTGGAGGACCTGGGCGAACTGGGCGGCTCCCCGGTCGCCGACGCGAACGAGGGGGCCGAACGGCCCTCCATCTGGCCGCACGTCGAGGAGCGGATCGCAGATCTCGTCCAGGCGCACCGCTCGACGATCGTGTTCGCCAACTCCCGGCGCCTCGCGGAGCGTCTGTGCAACCGGCTCAACGAGATCGCGTACGAGCGGGCCACCGGCGAGCCCCTCGCCGAACACCACGCTCCCGCCGAGCTGATGGGCGGGTCGGGCGCGGCCCAGGGCGCGCCTCCGGTCATCGCCCGGGCCCACCACGGATCGGTCTCCAAGGAGCAGCGCGCGCTCGTCGAGGAGGATCTCAAGGCGGGCCGGCTGCCCGCCGTGGTGGCCACCTCCAGCCTCGAACTGGGCATCGACATGGGAGCCGTGGACCTGGTCATCCAGGTCGAGTCGCCCCCGTCCGTGGCCTCCGGGCTGCAGCGCGTCGGCCGCGCCGGACACCAGGTGGGCGCGGTCTCCACGGGCGTCGTCTTCCCCAAGTACCGGGGTGACCTCGTCCAGGCGGCCGTGGTCACCGAGCGCATGCGCACCGGTTCCATCGAGTCCCTGCGGGTCCCCGCCAACCCCCTGGACGTCCTCGCCCAACAGCTCGTCGCGATGGTCGCGCTGGACACCTGGCAGGTCGACGACCTGCTGGCCACGGTCCGCCGGGCGGCGCCCTTCGCCTCCCTCCCTGAGTCGGCGTTCACCGCGGTCCTCGACATGCTCGCGGGCCGCTATCCGTCCGACGCGTTCGCGGAGTTGCGCCCACGTGTGGTGTGGGACCGCGTCGCAGGCACCGTGACCGGCCGCCCTGGCGCGCAGCGACTCGCCGTCACCTCGGGGGGCACGATTCCCGACCGCGGGCTGTTCGGGGTCTTCCTCGCCGGCGCCGACCCGAAGAAGGGCGGCGGCCGGGTCGGCGAGCTCGACGAGGAGATGGTGTACGAGTCCCGCGTGGGGGACGTCTTCACGCTCGGCACGAGTTCCTGGCGCATCGAGGACATCACTCGCGACCGTGTCCTGGTGTCCCCCGCTCCCGGTGTCCCCGGCCGCCTCCCCTTCTGGAAGGGCGACCAGCTGGGCCGCCCGCTCGAACTGGGCCGCGCGGTGGGCGCGTTCCTGCGTGAGGTCGGTTCCCTGCCCGAGGAGGACGCCCGTCTCCGGCTCCTCGCCGCCGGCCTCGACACCTGGGCCGCCGGCAACGTGCTCTCCTACCTGGCCGAACAGCGTGAGGCCTGCGGCCACATCCCGGACGACCGGACCATCGTCGTGGAGCAGTTCCGCGACGAACTGGGTGACTGGCGGGTCGTCGTCCACTCCCCCTTCGGCGCCCAGGTGCACGCGCCGTGGGCGCTGGCGCTCGGCGCCCGCCTCTCCGAGCGGTACGGCATGGACGCGCAGGTCATGCACGCCGACGACGGGATCGTGCTGCGCCTCCCGGACGCCGATCTGATGAGCCTGGACCTGCTGGACCAGGAGCCGGTGAAGACCGGCATGGAGTACGACGCCGAGAAGGCTCCCGTGGGCGCCGCGGACGTCGCCTTCGACAAGGGCGAGGTCAATCAGATCGTCACCGACCAGGTCGGCGGCTCTGCCCTGTTCGCGGCCCGCTTCCGCGAGTGCGCCGCGCGCGCCCTGCTGCTCCCGCGCCGCAGCCCCGGCAAACGCACCCCCCTGTGGCAGCAGCGCCAGCGCGCCTCCCAACTGCTCCAGGTGGCAAGCGAGTTCGGATCGTTCCCCATCGTTCTCGAAGCGGTCCGCGAGTGCCTCCAGGACGTCTTCGACGTGCCCGGGCTCGTGGAGTTGATGGGCGACATCGAGTCCCGCAAAGTGCGCCTGGTCGAGGTCACCACCCCCGAGCCCTCCCCCTTCGCCCGCTCTCTCCTCTTCGGGTACGTCGCACAGTTCCTGTACGAGGGCGACTCACCGCTGGCCGAGCGGCGCGCCGCCGCCCTGTCGCTGGACTCGCGGCTGCTGGCCGAGCTGCTGGGCCAGGCGGAGCTGCGCGAACTGCTCGACGCCGAGGTACTGACCGAGCTGGAGCGGGAACTCCAGTGGCTGACCGAGGACCGACGCGCGAAGGACGCCGAGAGCGTCGCCGACCTGCTGCGCCTGCTCGGCCCGCTCACGGATGCCGAGCTGGCCGAGCGCGGCGCCGATCCGCGGTGGGCCCCGGAACTGGCCGGCGCCCGCCGCGCGATCCGGGTCCGTATCGGCGGCGCCGACCACTGGGCGGCGATCGAGGACGCCGGCCGCCTGCGCGACGCACTCGGTACGGCGTTGCCTGTCGGCGTCCCGGAGGCCTTCACCGAGCCGGTCAAGGACCCGCTCGGCGACCTGCTCGCCCGCCACGCCCGCACTCACGGCCCGTTCACCTCGGCCACGGCGGCCACCCGTTTCGGCCTGGGCGTGGCCGTCACCGAGGGCGCGCTTCAGCGTCTGGCGGCGAACGGCCGCGTCGTACAAGGAGAGTTCCACCCGGCCGGCATCGGCCAGGAGTGGTGCGACGCGACGGTCCTGCGCCGTCTCCGGCGCCGCTCCCTGGCCGCCCTGCGACACGAACTGGAGCCGGTGCCGCCCGCGGCGCTCGCCCAGTTCCTGCCGCAGTGGCAGCACATCGGCAAGGGCCACGGCCTGCGCGGCGTCGACGGACTGGTCCGCGCGGTCGAGCAGCTGCAGGGCGCCTCCGTACCGGCATCCGCCCTGGAGAAGCTGGTCCTGCCGTCCCGGGTGGCGAACTACGCCCCTGCGATGCTCGACGAACTCACGGCAGCCGGGGAGATCGTCTGGGCCGGGGCGGGTGCCCTCCCCGGAAAGGACGGCTGGGTGTCCCTGTACCTGGCGGACACGGCTCCGCTGCTCCTGCCACCGCCCCACCCCCTGGAGCCCACCGCACTCCACCAGTCCGTCCTCGACGCCCTGACCGGGGGCTACGGGCTCTTCTTCCGCCAGATCGCCGACCAGGTCCGCGCCACCACGCACCCGGACGCCACGGACCCCCAGCTGGCCGACACCGTGTGGGACCTGGCCTGGTCGGGCCGTCTCACGAACGACACGCTCGCCCCGATGCGCGCGCTCCTCGGCTCGGGCCGAACTGCGGGCTCGACGGCACACCGGGCGAAGCGCGCCGTCCCGCGCGGCAGATACGGCTCGTTGACGGCCGCCGCCCGCCCCGCCTCGCGCAGCGGCCCACCCACCGTGGCCGGCCGCTGGTCCCTGCTCGCCGAACCTGAGCCCGACGCCACCGTCCGCGCCCACGCCCTGGCACGCACTCTGCTCGACCGCCATGGGGTCGTGACCCGGGGAGCTGTTTCGGCGGAGGGCGTCGAGGGAGGCTTCTCAGCCGTGTACCGCATTCTCTCCGCCTTCGAAGACAGCGGTCAGGCCCGTCGCGGCTACGTGGTGGAGGGCCTCGGCGCCGCCCAGTTCGCCATGGACGGCGCGGTGGACCGCCTCCGGGCGACAGCGAACTCCCGAGACCGCGGCGACTCCCGGCCCGCCCAGGCTTTCGGCACCGGCACGGCAGACGCAGTCGACGCCACCTCCCCCGTGGGCCACGGCCACGCCTTCGTGGAGGACTTCGACCTCGGCTTCAGCACCGAGTCCCCCCACACCCCCTCCGTCCCGAACACCCGCGACTCCGCCCACGGCTTCGCCGGAAGCGCCTGGTCCCGCGCCTCGCCCACCCCCTCTGCCGTCTCCTCCGGAGCCACCCGCGCCGTCGTCCTCGCCGCCGCCGACCCGGCGAACGCGTACGGTGCCGCACTCCCCTGGCCCGAACCCCCCACCGGCGCCGGCCACAAACCGGGGCGTAAGGCAGGTTCACTGGTGGTGCTGGTCGACGGGGAGCTGACGCTCTACATGGAGCGCGGCGGCAAGACGCTGCTGGCCTGGCCCTCCGAACCGGACGCCCGGACGACCGAGGACGAGCGTCTGCGCGCGGCGTCGGAAACCCTAGCCGCGGCGGCACGCGCGGGTTCCCTGGGCACGGTCACGGTGGAGCGAGTCAACGGCGCCTCAGCCCTCACCTCCCCCTTCGGCACCCTCCTCGAAGGAGCGGGCTTCATCGCGACCCCGCGTGGCCTCCGCCTGCGCGCCTGA
- a CDS encoding AraC family transcriptional regulator — protein MAGSGERARHWQYAELPGVDLLRARYIHKTFVRHTHENFVIAAITEGVEVFRHRGDDQYAGSGALALVNPDTPHTGRAGVPEGWRYGAVYPAPEVVAEIAAETTVIRGTPGFVAPVFDDPYSVALVHEVLRAAEQGNPLAADTLLRVVVTRLLRLNGGALQKRVVPTAGGRIAARARAVLEETMAGPPTLEKLATDLGTSPFALLRAFRDTYGLPPHAWLTDARVRRARRLLDAGTAPADAAVAVGFTDQPHLNRHFTRIVGVPPGAYQRERKNVQDPTGHLLLPSDG, from the coding sequence ATGGCGGGTTCGGGTGAGCGGGCTCGGCACTGGCAGTACGCGGAGTTGCCCGGTGTCGATCTTCTGCGTGCGCGGTACATCCACAAGACCTTTGTCCGGCACACGCACGAGAACTTCGTCATCGCCGCCATCACCGAAGGCGTGGAGGTCTTCCGTCATCGGGGCGACGACCAGTACGCGGGCTCGGGGGCGCTCGCGCTGGTCAATCCCGATACGCCGCACACGGGGCGCGCGGGGGTTCCCGAGGGGTGGCGGTACGGGGCTGTCTACCCGGCGCCCGAGGTGGTGGCCGAGATCGCCGCGGAGACCACGGTGATTCGGGGGACCCCGGGCTTTGTCGCTCCCGTGTTCGACGACCCGTACTCGGTCGCTCTCGTGCATGAGGTGCTGCGTGCGGCCGAGCAGGGCAACCCGTTGGCGGCCGACACACTGTTGCGGGTGGTGGTGACCCGGCTGCTCAGACTCAATGGCGGGGCCCTTCAGAAACGAGTGGTGCCCACGGCGGGCGGGCGGATCGCGGCACGCGCGCGTGCCGTGCTGGAGGAGACGATGGCCGGGCCGCCGACTCTGGAGAAACTCGCCACAGACCTGGGCACCAGTCCCTTCGCGCTGCTGCGGGCGTTCCGTGACACATACGGGTTGCCGCCGCACGCCTGGCTGACGGATGCGCGCGTGCGACGGGCGCGGCGGCTGCTTGACGCGGGTACCGCACCCGCCGACGCGGCAGTCGCCGTCGGCTTCACCGATCAGCCGCACCTCAACCGGCACTTCACCCGGATCGTGGGCGTGCCCCCGGGGGCGTACCAGCGTGAGCGCAAGAACGTACAAGACCCGACGGGGCACCTGCTCCTACCGTCCGACGGGTGA
- a CDS encoding AzlC family ABC transporter permease, with protein sequence MTEQTALTDIRGDDGGKPDAAVVRDALGVGVAVGLSGFAFGVTSVGSGLTLLQTCALSLLVFTGASQFALVGALAAGGNPLTAAAGAFFLGVRNAFYGLRLSQLLALPRAVRPFAAHWVIDETTAVALAQPTRRGARIGFAVTGLTLYVLWNLTTLLGGLGAEAIGDTDVWGLDAAGPAVFLALLAPMLKSGVERAVAGLAVLLGLGLLPVLPAGVPVLVAALAAPAVLWVQGRRGARDEKGVDR encoded by the coding sequence GTGACAGAACAGACAGCTCTCACAGACATACGTGGCGACGACGGAGGCAAGCCGGACGCAGCCGTCGTACGAGACGCCCTCGGAGTCGGGGTCGCCGTCGGACTGTCCGGGTTCGCCTTCGGGGTGACGTCGGTCGGCAGTGGGCTCACGCTTCTGCAGACCTGTGCGCTCAGCCTCCTGGTGTTCACCGGGGCCTCCCAGTTCGCGCTCGTGGGCGCGCTCGCGGCCGGCGGCAATCCGCTCACCGCGGCAGCGGGTGCCTTCTTCCTGGGGGTGCGCAACGCCTTCTACGGGCTCCGTCTGTCGCAGTTGTTGGCCCTCCCGCGCGCGGTGCGTCCGTTCGCGGCCCACTGGGTCATCGACGAGACCACGGCGGTCGCCCTGGCGCAGCCCACACGGCGCGGCGCCCGTATCGGGTTCGCCGTCACCGGACTCACCCTGTACGTGCTGTGGAACCTCACGACGCTGCTCGGCGGGCTCGGGGCCGAGGCCATCGGGGACACCGACGTCTGGGGTCTGGACGCCGCCGGGCCCGCAGTCTTCCTGGCGCTGCTCGCGCCGATGCTGAAGTCCGGTGTCGAGCGCGCTGTCGCGGGCCTCGCCGTGCTGCTGGGGCTCGGTCTGCTGCCCGTACTGCCGGCCGGCGTGCCGGTTCTGGTGGCCGCGCTCGCGGCGCCCGCCGTTCTCTGGGTACAGGGCCGTCGTGGGGCAAGGGACGAGAAGGGTGTGGACCGTTGA
- a CDS encoding AzlD domain-containing protein, translated as MNVWIAVAATALGCYVVKLLGLLVPAGVLERPLVRRLAALLPVALLAALTAQQAFADGRVLVLDAKAAGLAAAAVALVLRAPFLLVVAAAVAVTAGVRAMTG; from the coding sequence TTGAACGTCTGGATCGCGGTCGCTGCGACCGCCCTCGGCTGTTACGTCGTCAAGCTCCTCGGGCTCCTCGTGCCCGCCGGTGTCCTGGAGCGTCCGCTCGTCAGACGGCTGGCAGCCCTGCTCCCCGTGGCCCTCCTCGCCGCTCTCACGGCCCAGCAGGCCTTCGCCGACGGACGGGTGCTCGTCCTGGACGCGAAGGCCGCAGGGCTCGCCGCAGCCGCCGTGGCGCTGGTGCTGCGTGCTCCCTTCCTGCTCGTCGTCGCGGCGGCCGTAGCGGTGACGGCGGGGGTGCGGGCGATGACCGGCTGA